A stretch of Sinimarinibacterium sp. NLF-5-8 DNA encodes these proteins:
- a CDS encoding TadE/TadG family type IV pilus assembly protein, with translation MRYRTARHCAQKGAAAIEFAFILPLLLVMLYGIVTFGDLFYTQMTLSRAVGDGARAVTLLPRHEVDPENLEAQRPLIETELVRSLALSVVSGVLGGGNYEQRQQRIRDLSDSVVQIGTGDCSGADDDAYFFHVRVTYPFDQLRMLPPIKLPLVGDTLSWMPTQLVSCAAAQL, from the coding sequence ATGAGATACCGCACCGCACGCCATTGCGCACAGAAGGGCGCAGCAGCGATTGAGTTTGCTTTTATCTTGCCGCTGCTGCTGGTGATGCTTTACGGCATCGTCACGTTTGGCGATCTGTTTTATACGCAGATGACGCTTTCGCGCGCAGTGGGTGACGGCGCGCGTGCAGTGACACTGCTGCCTCGCCACGAGGTTGATCCTGAAAACCTTGAAGCACAGCGTCCGCTGATCGAGACGGAACTGGTTCGATCGCTGGCGCTATCGGTTGTCTCCGGTGTACTTGGCGGCGGCAACTATGAGCAGCGTCAGCAGCGCATCCGTGATCTGTCGGATTCAGTGGTGCAAATCGGCACTGGCGATTGCAGCGGTGCCGACGATGATGCGTACTTTTTTCACGTTCGCGTGACGTATCCGTTTGATCAATTACGCATGCTGCCGCCGATCAAACTGCCGCTCGTCGGGGACACCTTGTCGTGGATGCCCACGCAGTTGGTTTCCTGTGCCGCTGCGCAATTATGA
- a CDS encoding DNA polymerase III subunit chi, which translates to MTRINFYILASGNAQTLPAACALCEKAVDAGLKIYAHLPSAAVASDFDSALWTLRQGSFIPHEHYTGSALEMPIPPVLFGQGEPPEDHHDVLINLGLEVPAFFSRFTRVLEVVSGIPEQRKASRQRYAYYRERGYPLALYEQTTSGGWVERKG; encoded by the coding sequence ATGACCCGCATCAACTTCTACATCCTCGCCAGCGGCAATGCACAAACGTTGCCTGCCGCCTGCGCGCTCTGCGAAAAAGCCGTTGATGCGGGTCTCAAAATCTACGCCCACCTGCCCAGTGCAGCCGTGGCCAGCGACTTTGACAGCGCCCTGTGGACGTTGCGCCAGGGCAGCTTCATCCCCCACGAGCACTACACCGGCAGCGCGCTTGAAATGCCGATTCCGCCCGTCCTGTTCGGGCAGGGCGAGCCGCCTGAAGACCATCATGATGTTCTGATCAACCTCGGGCTTGAAGTGCCCGCGTTTTTCAGCCGCTTTACCCGCGTCCTCGAAGTGGTCAGCGGCATCCCCGAACAACGCAAAGCCTCACGGCAACGCTACGCCTACTACCGCGAACGCGGCTACCCGCTGGCGCTGTACGAACAAACAACCAGCGGCGGCTGGGTCGAACGCAAAGGCTGA
- a CDS encoding TadE/TadG family type IV pilus assembly protein — MNTLATGCHLRARAHHLQQGAAQRGAAAIEFALVLPILIALLYGIVTFGDLFYTQMVVTRAASDAARAVSALPKSADQNAQQEKANSVAQDSLRATYPVLPEGTNALVNGDRCTVGSAEQISIQVNFPYRGMLPAITLPVVGTVGWGNRPLVGCAVAQV; from the coding sequence ATGAACACCCTTGCCACAGGCTGCCACTTGCGCGCGCGCGCGCATCACCTGCAACAAGGTGCCGCACAACGGGGTGCCGCAGCCATTGAATTTGCCCTGGTTTTGCCCATCCTGATTGCCTTGCTGTATGGCATCGTCACCTTTGGCGATCTGTTCTATACCCAGATGGTTGTCACCCGCGCCGCCAGCGACGCCGCGCGCGCGGTCAGCGCCCTGCCCAAAAGTGCTGACCAAAACGCACAACAGGAAAAGGCCAACAGCGTGGCACAGGACAGCCTGCGCGCCACTTATCCGGTCTTGCCTGAGGGCACCAACGCGCTGGTCAACGGCGACCGCTGCACGGTCGGCAGCGCCGAGCAGATCAGCATACAAGTGAACTTTCCGTATCGGGGCATGTTGCCTGCCATCACCCTGCCGGTTGTCGGTACGGTGGGCTGGGGTAACCGGCCACTGGTGGGCTGTGCCGTTGCACAGGTGTAA
- a CDS encoding YraN family protein, whose protein sequence is MARGAQAEDAALHLLRRHGLTLIARNARYPGGELDLVMLDGSVLVIVEVRARRQSRYGNAVQSITARKQSHIVTATRWFLAKHPEHAQRSVRFDVVAFEGSADPQWIKNAFDGSGA, encoded by the coding sequence ATGGCGCGCGGCGCACAGGCCGAAGATGCCGCGCTGCACCTGCTGCGTCGGCACGGCCTGACGCTGATTGCGCGCAATGCCCGCTATCCCGGCGGCGAACTCGATCTGGTCATGCTCGACGGCAGCGTGCTCGTCATCGTCGAAGTGCGCGCGCGCCGCCAGAGCCGCTATGGCAACGCCGTGCAAAGCATTACCGCGCGCAAGCAAAGCCATATTGTCACCGCCACCCGCTGGTTTTTGGCCAAACACCCCGAACACGCCCAGCGCAGCGTGCGCTTTGACGTGGTCGCTTTTGAGGGCAGCGCCGATCCGCAATGGATCAAAAACGCTTTTGATGGCAGCGGCGCCTGA
- a CDS encoding leucyl aminopeptidase, whose translation MEYFVKSGNPEKQRVSCLIVGVFERRTLTPMAEIIDLASDGLLSSVLRRGDMDGKPGTTLVLHNVPGTLADRVMLVGLGRERNLDEASYRKALAASSKALQATGAIDAASYLTHLSIKNRDYQWNVKQAVLISQDTLYRFDACRGAKAREELSPSKLERYTFDVPRRSDLPAGESGAKEALAIAHGTALAKTLANLPGNICTPAYLAEQARQLAENTGSITTRVLEQADMQALGMGALLAVASGSRQPPKLIIMEYLHGAADEKPIVLVGKGLTFDAGGISIKPSAAMDEMKFDMCGGASVFGTLQAIAELKLPMNVVGIVPSSENLPDGQAVKPGDIVTSMSGQTIEVLNTDAEGRLILCDALTYAEQTYDPAYCIDMATLTGACVVALGSIASGLMSNHSPLGRALLAAGEQIGDRAWELPLWPEFDENLKSEFADIANIATKGAREAGAIIGGTFLHRFTKKMKWAHLDIAGTAWQGKRASGRPVPLLVQYLINTQARRTDE comes from the coding sequence ATGGAATATTTCGTCAAAAGCGGCAACCCCGAAAAACAGCGTGTCTCGTGCCTCATCGTTGGCGTATTCGAGCGCCGCACCCTCACCCCCATGGCCGAAATCATCGACCTCGCCAGCGACGGCCTGCTCAGCAGCGTCCTGCGGCGTGGCGACATGGACGGCAAACCTGGCACCACACTGGTGCTGCATAACGTCCCCGGCACCCTGGCCGACCGCGTGATGCTGGTCGGGCTGGGGCGCGAACGCAACCTTGACGAAGCCAGCTACCGCAAAGCCCTCGCCGCCTCATCCAAAGCCCTGCAAGCCACCGGCGCCATCGACGCCGCCTCCTACCTCACCCACCTGTCGATCAAAAACCGCGACTACCAGTGGAATGTCAAACAAGCCGTTCTGATCAGCCAGGACACGCTGTACCGTTTTGACGCCTGCCGGGGCGCCAAAGCGCGCGAAGAACTCTCCCCCTCCAAGCTGGAACGCTACACCTTTGACGTTCCCCGCCGCTCCGACCTGCCCGCTGGCGAAAGCGGCGCCAAAGAAGCCCTCGCCATTGCCCACGGCACCGCACTGGCCAAAACCCTCGCCAACCTGCCCGGCAACATCTGCACCCCCGCCTACCTTGCCGAACAAGCCCGGCAACTGGCCGAAAACACCGGCAGCATCACCACCCGCGTGCTTGAACAAGCCGACATGCAAGCCCTTGGCATGGGCGCCCTGCTCGCCGTTGCCAGCGGCTCACGCCAACCGCCCAAGCTCATCATCATGGAATACCTGCACGGCGCAGCGGATGAAAAACCCATTGTCCTGGTCGGCAAAGGGCTCACTTTTGACGCCGGCGGCATCTCCATCAAACCCTCCGCCGCAATGGACGAAATGAAATTTGACATGTGCGGCGGCGCCAGCGTCTTTGGCACCCTGCAAGCCATCGCCGAACTCAAACTGCCGATGAACGTCGTCGGCATCGTCCCATCCTCGGAAAACCTGCCCGACGGGCAAGCCGTCAAACCCGGCGACATCGTCACCAGCATGTCCGGCCAAACCATCGAAGTGCTCAACACCGATGCCGAAGGCCGCCTCATCCTCTGCGACGCCCTCACCTACGCCGAACAAACCTACGACCCCGCCTACTGCATCGACATGGCCACCCTCACCGGCGCCTGCGTCGTCGCCCTTGGCAGCATCGCCTCCGGCCTGATGAGCAACCACTCCCCGCTGGGACGCGCCCTGCTCGCTGCGGGCGAACAGATTGGCGACCGCGCCTGGGAACTCCCCCTGTGGCCCGAATTTGATGAAAACCTCAAAAGCGAATTTGCCGACATCGCCAACATCGCCACCAAAGGCGCGCGCGAAGCCGGCGCCATCATCGGCGGCACCTTCCTGCACCGCTTCACCAAAAAAATGAAATGGGCGCATCTGGACATCGCCGGCACCGCATGGCAAGGCAAACGCGCCAGTGGCCGCCCGGTGCCGTTGCTGGTGCAATACCTGATCAACACCCAGGCCCGCCGCACCGACGAATGA
- a CDS encoding GDYXXLXY domain-containing protein, producing MSARIQAMVLGTALLAQWGVLGGSYWQDRQLLTHGTVYRFATVPVDPIDPFRGRYVQLHFAAQQLTLSDADADFAAGDRLYLPLSHNDAGQAQWGSPRRARPDHGDYLRARVQSLSRNEGGARVLTLTLPFDRYYMNETLAPHLETLLRGRNPPQAYAQVRILDGRARLAQLIVDGQDAETFVRARMAAADTVADDALR from the coding sequence ATGAGCGCGCGCATTCAGGCGATGGTTCTTGGCACGGCGTTGCTGGCGCAATGGGGCGTGCTGGGCGGCAGCTATTGGCAGGATCGGCAACTGCTCACGCACGGCACGGTTTACCGTTTTGCCACCGTGCCGGTCGATCCGATCGACCCTTTTCGTGGCCGTTATGTGCAACTGCATTTTGCCGCGCAGCAATTGACGCTCAGTGACGCCGACGCTGACTTTGCTGCCGGGGATCGGCTGTATCTGCCGCTGTCGCACAACGACGCCGGACAAGCGCAGTGGGGCAGCCCCCGCCGCGCGCGCCCCGATCATGGCGATTACCTGCGCGCGCGCGTGCAGTCGCTGAGCCGTAACGAAGGCGGCGCGCGCGTGCTGACGCTGACCCTGCCGTTTGATCGTTATTACATGAACGAAACCCTCGCCCCGCATCTGGAAACCCTGCTGCGTGGCCGCAACCCACCGCAGGCCTATGCGCAGGTGCGCATCCTCGATGGCCGCGCGCGTCTGGCGCAATTGATCGTGGACGGGCAGGACGCCGAAACCTTCGTGCGCGCGCGCATGGCCGCCGCCGATACGGTTGCCGATGACGCCTTGCGCTGA
- a CDS encoding TadE/TadG family type IV pilus assembly protein codes for MRLQTLIRRVHARRAQTGATAVEFALVFPVFFLLFYGLLTYGLIFLMRMGLQHAAEEGARAALIFPAQSCQAWNRNVPCSAEQSVEFQIASRMSSAYARAAEQAGWMNGWQPPQVDVRICASGVDCVADEDAPLCVNEACENVNMPTVPACGRGLAGACQVLVTLRYNYREKPVLPRVFGMAAMTPDHLVGQARLLLDGKAMLL; via the coding sequence ATGCGTCTACAAACCCTCATCCGGCGTGTTCACGCCCGGCGCGCACAAACAGGCGCCACTGCGGTGGAATTTGCACTGGTTTTTCCGGTGTTTTTTCTGCTGTTTTACGGCCTGCTGACCTATGGCCTGATTTTTTTGATGCGCATGGGTTTGCAACATGCGGCTGAGGAGGGCGCGCGCGCGGCGCTGATATTTCCTGCCCAATCCTGCCAGGCATGGAACCGTAATGTGCCGTGCAGTGCTGAACAGAGCGTGGAATTCCAGATTGCCAGCCGAATGTCGAGCGCCTATGCGCGGGCAGCGGAACAGGCTGGGTGGATGAATGGTTGGCAGCCACCGCAGGTTGATGTGCGTATCTGCGCGTCTGGCGTGGATTGCGTCGCCGATGAAGACGCGCCGCTATGTGTGAACGAGGCTTGTGAGAACGTGAACATGCCCACCGTTCCGGCTTGCGGGCGCGGACTGGCAGGCGCGTGTCAGGTACTGGTGACGCTGCGTTATAACTACCGTGAAAAACCGGTGTTGCCGAGGGTGTTTGGTATGGCGGCAATGACGCCCGACCATCTGGTTGGACAAGCACGCCTGTTGCTTGATGGCAAGGCGATGCTGCTATGA
- the rsmI gene encoding 16S rRNA (cytidine(1402)-2'-O)-methyltransferase, whose protein sequence is MTRSAWVAALNHTAAATAPGHLYVVATPIGNLGDLSPRAQQVLAEVDTILAEDTRNSRQMLNHFGISRPLLAVHEHNEGAVVDKLLHTLREGARLALISDAGTPLVSDPGFVLVRAARAADIPIIAIPGPCAAIAALSISGLPSDRFAFEGFLPAKASARRQRLQTLAQAGHTTIVYESSHRIADTLDDIAQTLGARAVGIARELTKRYEQCEVMPARDLPAWLAADSNRSRGEFVLLLSGAPESEGDDLGEATRILKLLLRELPASSAAKLAADITGARKKELYALALALQDKGPENTD, encoded by the coding sequence ATGACACGCTCTGCCTGGGTTGCCGCCTTGAATCACACCGCTGCTGCTACTGCCCCCGGCCACTTGTATGTGGTTGCCACACCGATCGGAAACCTGGGCGATCTGTCCCCGCGCGCGCAGCAGGTGCTGGCCGAGGTGGACACGATTCTGGCCGAGGACACCCGCAACAGTCGGCAGATGCTCAACCACTTTGGCATCAGCCGCCCGTTGCTGGCGGTGCATGAACACAACGAAGGCGCCGTGGTGGACAAGCTGTTGCACACGCTGCGCGAAGGCGCGCGCCTTGCACTGATTTCGGATGCGGGCACGCCGCTGGTTTCCGATCCGGGTTTTGTGCTGGTGCGTGCGGCGCGCGCGGCGGATATCCCCATCATCGCCATCCCCGGCCCTTGCGCGGCGATTGCTGCGCTGTCGATCTCCGGCCTGCCCAGTGATCGCTTTGCCTTTGAAGGTTTTTTACCGGCCAAGGCCAGCGCGCGTCGGCAGCGGCTGCAAACGCTGGCGCAGGCAGGCCATACCACCATCGTCTATGAGTCCAGCCACCGGATTGCCGACACCCTGGACGACATCGCCCAGACCCTGGGCGCGCGCGCGGTGGGGATTGCCCGCGAGCTGACCAAGCGCTACGAACAGTGCGAGGTGATGCCCGCCCGCGATCTGCCAGCCTGGCTGGCCGCCGACAGCAACCGCAGCCGGGGCGAGTTTGTGCTGCTGCTATCCGGCGCGCCCGAATCCGAAGGCGACGATCTGGGCGAGGCCACGCGCATTCTCAAGCTGTTGCTGCGCGAACTGCCAGCCTCGTCTGCCGCCAAACTCGCCGCCGACATCACCGGCGCGCGCAAAAAAGAGCTGTATGCGCTGGCTCTGGCGTTGCAGGACAAAGGCCCGGAAAACACGGATTGA
- a CDS encoding TadE/TadG family type IV pilus assembly protein → MQTPATHSRKHTQKGATAVEFALVFTVFFALFYALITYGLIFLMRMGLQHAAEDGVRAALRYPAQACEAALGKPATEACSATERGEFQYQARMGQAHFVAQRQASWMDGWGAPVVVVSICQMDASGNCAAAEVKCDALHGSGQTALCDLTGTAPVCGSGGAAACRVVVELEYKYGERPVIPAVPGFGILIPSTLIGRASLQIDGRALTL, encoded by the coding sequence ATGCAGACCCCCGCAACACATTCGCGCAAACACACGCAAAAAGGCGCAACCGCCGTTGAGTTTGCATTGGTGTTTACGGTGTTCTTTGCCCTTTTTTATGCGTTGATCACCTATGGCCTGATCTTTTTGATGCGCATGGGGCTGCAACACGCGGCAGAAGATGGCGTGCGCGCGGCGCTGCGGTATCCGGCGCAGGCTTGTGAAGCGGCGCTGGGCAAGCCCGCAACTGAGGCTTGCAGCGCCACCGAACGTGGTGAGTTCCAATACCAGGCGCGCATGGGGCAGGCACATTTTGTTGCCCAGCGGCAAGCTTCATGGATGGATGGCTGGGGCGCGCCGGTGGTTGTGGTTTCGATCTGCCAGATGGATGCCAGTGGCAACTGCGCAGCGGCAGAAGTGAAATGTGATGCGCTGCATGGATCGGGTCAGACTGCCCTGTGTGATCTGACCGGCACTGCGCCAGTGTGCGGCAGCGGCGGTGCCGCTGCCTGCCGGGTTGTGGTGGAACTTGAATATAAATATGGCGAGCGTCCGGTAATCCCCGCTGTTCCCGGATTTGGTATTTTGATTCCCAGCACCTTGATCGGCAGAGCCAGTCTGCAGATCGACGGACGAGCGCTCACGCTATGA
- the lptF gene encoding LPS export ABC transporter permease LptF, with amino-acid sequence MMKPTILDRYLLREAGGAWLAVTVVLLAIMLSTRFTRFLAQAAAGELPRELLFKVAALSSLQYLVILIPVSLMLAIMLSLGRLYRDNEIAAMTGCGVGLVALYRPFVLLGILLALLTAALAFQVGPWAGRTVDYSIKNAARLIQFNPFEEGRFTSVMKDRAVFYTERMSAGGAELETVIAQIEEAQGGVSFVTARRGTQHTDPVTGERSVHLFDGRRYRGIPGQAGFDVMRFDELATRVSPPEFDYTRSKRKLATMAELLGSDDLADRAELEWRVAAPVSVLILTLLAVPLAYIAPRQGRYGKVVWGVGAYLLYSQLMGLGQAWLAKGRIPVEVGLWWVHALMLVWAVYLVGLRLNLWRRRA; translated from the coding sequence ATGATGAAACCAACGATTCTGGATCGTTATCTGCTGCGCGAGGCGGGGGGGGCGTGGCTGGCGGTGACGGTGGTGTTGCTGGCGATCATGCTGTCTACGCGCTTTACCCGTTTTCTGGCGCAGGCGGCGGCGGGGGAGTTGCCGCGCGAGCTGTTGTTCAAGGTGGCGGCATTGTCGAGCCTGCAATATCTGGTGATTTTGATTCCGGTGTCGCTGATGCTGGCGATCATGCTGTCGCTGGGGCGGTTGTACCGGGATAACGAGATTGCGGCGATGACGGGCTGTGGCGTGGGGCTTGTGGCGCTGTATCGGCCGTTTGTGCTGCTGGGGATTTTGCTGGCGCTGCTGACGGCGGCACTGGCGTTTCAGGTGGGGCCGTGGGCGGGGCGGACGGTGGATTATTCAATCAAGAATGCGGCGCGTCTGATCCAGTTCAATCCGTTTGAGGAGGGGCGTTTTACTTCGGTGATGAAGGATCGCGCGGTGTTTTATACCGAGCGGATGAGTGCCGGCGGGGCTGAGCTGGAAACGGTGATTGCGCAGATCGAGGAGGCGCAGGGCGGCGTCAGTTTTGTGACGGCGCGGCGCGGAACTCAGCATACCGATCCGGTGACGGGGGAGCGCAGCGTGCACCTGTTTGATGGGCGGCGCTATCGCGGGATTCCGGGACAGGCTGGTTTTGATGTGATGCGCTTTGATGAGCTTGCCACGCGGGTTTCGCCGCCGGAGTTTGATTACACGCGCAGCAAACGCAAGCTGGCAACGATGGCGGAGTTGCTGGGGTCGGATGATCTGGCCGATCGCGCGGAGCTGGAGTGGCGGGTTGCCGCGCCGGTTTCGGTATTGATTTTGACGCTGCTGGCGGTTCCGCTGGCGTATATCGCGCCACGGCAGGGACGCTACGGCAAGGTGGTTTGGGGGGTGGGGGCGTATCTGCTTTATTCACAGTTGATGGGACTGGGGCAGGCGTGGCTGGCCAAGGGCAGGATTCCCGTTGAGGTCGGGCTGTGGTGGGTGCATGCGCTGATGCTGGTCTGGGCGGTGTATCTGGTGGGACTGCGTCTGAACCTGTGGCGGAGGCGGGCATGA
- a CDS encoding TadG family pilus assembly protein — MTIAVVLLGIIDIGFLYYYKREYQRAADLGAMAGSSELWEESRCAQATGKARAIAMRNLPGHQIDPGVSCGHWEAASGFDAAQTPINAVRVDISGYPPWFIFKRSRISASAVATSGRATAAFSVGSQLLRLNGNAPLGRILAGVGLDANKLTVLDHAGLVNAKITPSGLLGLLAPVGIGNLELLTPEGLLDLADVSVARLLEVSAQVVTDSVLRAQLEALSVDLLKAGLGAVKIPLGSSDGQTGLFTFLGIGKTDPIGSALDVQLGLASLVKTAIAIGAQGRSVVIPGLDVIGGVKLEAGIVEPPTVAIGPVGTTAHSAQVRAYLNIDTDQLLGGILRPLTALLGVRVNLPVSIDVTSSTGELDQLMCDRGEPTADIVVTSKIANVCVGKMPASHRWSSSAGCEANVEEDTLIKLLHIPVLSGKTHIQALVDTDDTSALNMKQGDVRTTKVNSVKLANTVDNIVDGLLNLLSGLLRPPATVGNDDLDYNGPNKNEQIKQLAEAYLEETKVNGFYNIDKVIDAVLNGTGSGGLDPLATQDWMMPRSIPVSCGLFICPNNDVTPWRDGTFSEAMKFYAGTPGSLLDLLGITTLPNGYQSCAGLLSSLLNWNGCVKHNLTKLLTSHPQYVMDNANVNDILDRNKTTLACNGALCVLLKPIVALLKPILVGLGELLNVALRDILGLELGRADVELLSIDCGGGALVQ, encoded by the coding sequence ATGACCATTGCGGTTGTGCTGCTGGGCATCATTGATATTGGTTTTTTGTACTACTACAAGCGTGAATATCAACGCGCCGCTGATCTCGGTGCCATGGCGGGTTCGTCAGAACTCTGGGAAGAATCACGTTGCGCACAGGCAACGGGCAAAGCGCGCGCTATTGCCATGCGCAATTTACCTGGGCATCAGATTGACCCTGGTGTGAGCTGTGGTCACTGGGAAGCCGCCAGCGGTTTTGACGCAGCCCAGACTCCGATCAATGCTGTCCGTGTGGACATCAGCGGCTATCCACCGTGGTTCATCTTCAAACGCTCGCGCATCAGTGCCTCTGCGGTTGCCACATCGGGGCGAGCGACTGCCGCATTCTCGGTGGGTTCACAACTGCTGCGGCTCAACGGAAACGCCCCCTTGGGACGAATTCTCGCTGGCGTCGGCTTGGATGCAAACAAACTCACCGTGCTCGATCACGCCGGACTGGTCAACGCCAAAATCACTCCATCCGGTTTGCTGGGACTGCTGGCACCCGTGGGGATTGGCAATCTGGAATTACTGACCCCTGAAGGGCTGCTTGATCTTGCCGACGTGTCGGTTGCCCGGTTGTTGGAAGTTTCTGCGCAGGTTGTGACTGACTCTGTACTTCGGGCGCAACTGGAAGCACTGAGCGTTGATCTGCTCAAAGCCGGGCTCGGTGCCGTCAAAATCCCGCTGGGGAGCAGTGACGGGCAGACCGGTCTGTTCACCTTCCTGGGTATTGGCAAGACCGATCCCATCGGCTCTGCACTGGACGTACAACTCGGCCTGGCCTCGCTGGTCAAAACGGCGATTGCCATTGGTGCACAAGGGCGCAGTGTCGTCATTCCCGGGCTCGATGTGATCGGGGGCGTCAAGTTGGAAGCAGGGATTGTTGAGCCGCCGACGGTTGCCATCGGCCCGGTAGGCACCACAGCGCACAGTGCGCAAGTACGCGCCTATCTGAATATTGATACCGATCAACTGCTCGGCGGGATTCTGCGTCCGCTGACCGCTTTGCTCGGCGTCCGCGTCAACCTGCCTGTTTCCATCGACGTGACTTCTTCCACGGGTGAGTTGGATCAATTGATGTGCGATCGCGGCGAACCGACGGCCGACATCGTCGTCACCTCAAAGATCGCCAACGTTTGTGTGGGCAAAATGCCGGCATCACACCGTTGGTCATCCAGCGCAGGTTGCGAGGCCAACGTTGAGGAAGACACCCTGATCAAACTGCTGCACATTCCGGTACTGTCCGGTAAAACCCACATTCAGGCATTGGTGGACACCGACGACACCAGCGCCCTCAACATGAAACAAGGTGACGTGCGCACCACCAAGGTCAACAGCGTCAAACTCGCCAACACCGTAGACAACATCGTCGATGGCCTGCTCAATCTGCTCAGCGGCTTGCTCAGACCACCTGCCACCGTTGGCAACGACGATTTGGACTACAACGGCCCCAACAAAAACGAGCAGATCAAGCAATTGGCCGAGGCTTATCTGGAAGAAACCAAAGTCAATGGTTTTTACAACATCGACAAAGTGATCGATGCGGTTTTGAACGGGACGGGTTCCGGCGGGCTGGATCCGCTGGCAACACAAGACTGGATGATGCCGCGCAGTATTCCAGTTTCTTGTGGCCTGTTCATTTGCCCGAACAACGATGTCACTCCATGGCGCGACGGCACATTTTCAGAGGCGATGAAGTTTTACGCAGGAACGCCAGGGAGTCTACTCGATCTTCTGGGCATCACGACGTTGCCCAACGGCTATCAATCCTGCGCGGGTTTACTGTCATCGCTGCTGAACTGGAACGGCTGTGTCAAACACAACCTGACCAAGCTGCTGACATCACATCCGCAATATGTGATGGACAATGCCAACGTCAATGACATTCTCGACCGTAACAAAACTACACTTGCCTGCAACGGCGCGCTGTGTGTACTGCTCAAGCCGATCGTCGCCTTGCTCAAACCGATACTGGTTGGGCTGGGTGAACTGCTCAACGTTGCACTGCGAGACATCCTGGGTCTGGAGCTGGGACGTGCTGATGTGGAATTGCTGTCCATCGACTGTGGCGGCGGTGCTTTGGTGCAGTAA
- a CDS encoding penicillin-binding protein activator — protein MRVHQWALIALVAVTLGACSAPARVSRIGTAPLPPAPVNAPVALPTAAPASTPERPTPENFAVPHSGPIAVLLPLTGALAAPAGALRDGIIGAYFDQPYAQGVQVYDSGADGLLEAYARARADDAALIIGPLTKDDASLLAAQTPRIPVIALNYLDAAAPLPADFYQFGLAPEDEARAAADDAAARGLRNAVALVPEGDWGARVLDAFAERLQQWQGQVVAAARYRPGVSDQSKLVAQLMGGGAAQARHRDLLAALGERVEFDAQRRGDIEFVFMPARAADARMLLPQLRFHGAVGLPHYATALVYDGQIDRELVTLRFCDMPLMIAAANTAPGQQRAALQGLPQTAQALRLAALGADAYRLASARLEHRLQAGSVIDGLSGTLEWTSNSAIPRKLDCVQIQREGLRALP, from the coding sequence ATGCGAGTCCATCAATGGGCGTTGATTGCCCTTGTTGCCGTGACGCTTGGCGCCTGTTCCGCCCCCGCGCGCGTCTCCCGAATCGGCACTGCGCCGCTGCCGCCTGCGCCGGTCAATGCCCCGGTGGCGTTGCCGACGGCGGCACCCGCATCGACGCCTGAGCGTCCCACGCCCGAAAACTTTGCAGTGCCGCATAGCGGCCCGATTGCGGTTTTGCTGCCGCTGACCGGCGCACTGGCCGCCCCTGCCGGGGCTCTGCGCGACGGCATCATCGGCGCTTATTTTGATCAGCCGTATGCCCAGGGCGTGCAGGTATACGACAGCGGTGCCGATGGCCTGCTAGAAGCCTACGCGCGCGCGCGCGCCGACGATGCGGCGCTGATCATCGGCCCGCTGACCAAGGACGATGCCAGCCTGTTGGCCGCACAGACCCCGCGCATCCCCGTGATTGCGCTCAATTATCTGGACGCCGCTGCGCCGCTGCCCGCAGATTTTTACCAGTTTGGACTTGCGCCCGAGGACGAAGCGCGCGCGGCAGCCGACGATGCCGCAGCCCGTGGCCTGCGCAATGCCGTTGCGCTGGTGCCGGAGGGCGATTGGGGCGCGCGCGTGCTGGATGCCTTTGCCGAGCGCCTGCAACAGTGGCAAGGCCAGGTGGTGGCCGCCGCGCGCTACCGTCCCGGCGTCAGCGACCAATCCAAACTCGTGGCACAGCTCATGGGCGGTGGCGCTGCACAGGCGCGCCACCGCGATCTGCTGGCCGCGCTGGGCGAGCGTGTCGAGTTCGACGCCCAACGCCGGGGCGACATCGAGTTTGTCTTTATGCCCGCGCGCGCCGCCGATGCCCGCATGCTGCTGCCACAGCTGCGCTTTCACGGCGCGGTCGGACTGCCGCATTACGCCACGGCACTGGTTTACGACGGCCAGATCGACCGCGAGCTGGTCACGCTGCGCTTTTGCGACATGCCGCTGATGATTGCCGCCGCCAACACCGCGCCGGGGCAGCAGCGCGCCGCGCTGCAAGGCTTGCCGCAAACCGCACAGGCATTGCGTCTGGCCGCGCTGGGTGCCGATGCCTACCGTCTGGCCAGCGCGCGCCTTGAGCACCGCCTGCAAGCCGGCAGCGTCATCGACGGACTCAGCGGCACCCTTGAATGGACCAGCAACAGCGCCATCCCGCGCAAACTGGATTGCGTTCAGATTCAGCGCGAAGGACTGCGCGCGCTGCCGTGA